The proteins below come from a single Arthrobacter sp. zg-Y1171 genomic window:
- a CDS encoding aldehyde dehydrogenase family protein yields the protein MSEMVSAFSESIRDSATDPAGSPAAVPSVLAKVRETYDSGRTRPLAWRRQQLEGLVRLFHEREQELADALAADLGKNPLESYVTELSLVRAEAEHALKHLETWARSRRVSVPLGLQPASARTEPRPLGVVLIIGPWNYPVQLVLAPLVGALAAGNAAVLKPSELAPATSAALADLLPRYVDPEAVAVVEGGQEASTALLKERFDSIFFTGGERVGRIVLQAAAEHLTPVTLELGGKSPAVVLDGNWAAVARRLVFGKLLNAGQTCVAPDYVLVTEEAAPALKKHLVRAVAEQFGKDPSRSKDLGRIVNEQHWERLVGLLDSGTVLAGGRSDRGSLYLEPTILTDVAPDSPVMQEEIFGPILPIIEVRDLAEAMKFINSRPVPLAAYLYSNSAAARKTFEEGVRAGSINHNASTVQLAVPGLPFGGAGASGTGAYHGKYTFDTFSQLRPVFTKGTLLDTLRFAYPPYTGLKKRLLRRLL from the coding sequence ATGAGCGAGATGGTCTCCGCGTTCTCTGAATCCATCCGCGATTCCGCCACCGACCCCGCTGGTTCCCCCGCAGCAGTTCCCTCGGTACTGGCCAAGGTGCGGGAAACCTATGACTCCGGCCGCACCCGGCCGCTCGCCTGGCGCCGGCAGCAGCTCGAAGGCCTGGTCCGGCTGTTCCACGAGCGGGAACAGGAGCTGGCGGACGCCCTGGCAGCGGACCTGGGCAAAAATCCGCTCGAAAGCTACGTCACCGAACTTTCCCTGGTGCGGGCGGAGGCCGAACACGCACTGAAGCATCTGGAGACCTGGGCCCGCAGCCGGCGGGTTTCCGTTCCCCTGGGCCTGCAGCCGGCGTCGGCCCGGACCGAACCACGGCCGCTGGGCGTGGTGCTGATCATCGGTCCCTGGAACTATCCCGTGCAGCTGGTCCTGGCGCCGCTGGTCGGTGCCCTCGCCGCCGGCAACGCGGCAGTCCTCAAACCCAGCGAACTGGCCCCGGCGACGTCGGCCGCGCTGGCGGACCTGCTGCCGCGCTATGTGGACCCGGAAGCCGTCGCCGTGGTCGAGGGCGGGCAGGAAGCCAGCACCGCCCTGCTGAAGGAACGGTTCGACTCGATCTTCTTCACGGGCGGGGAGCGCGTGGGCAGGATCGTCCTGCAGGCCGCCGCCGAACACCTGACCCCGGTCACCCTGGAGCTGGGCGGGAAATCTCCGGCCGTGGTGCTGGACGGCAACTGGGCCGCCGTCGCGCGCCGCCTGGTCTTCGGGAAACTGCTTAACGCCGGCCAGACCTGCGTGGCCCCGGACTACGTCCTCGTGACGGAAGAGGCGGCACCTGCGCTGAAGAAGCACCTGGTGCGGGCGGTCGCGGAGCAGTTCGGCAAGGATCCGTCCCGGAGCAAGGACCTGGGCCGGATTGTCAACGAACAGCACTGGGAACGGCTGGTCGGGCTGCTGGACAGCGGCACGGTCCTGGCCGGCGGGCGCAGCGACCGCGGAAGCCTGTACCTGGAACCGACCATCCTCACCGATGTGGCCCCGGATTCACCCGTGATGCAGGAGGAAATCTTCGGCCCCATCCTGCCGATCATCGAGGTCCGGGACCTGGCGGAGGCAATGAAATTCATTAACTCCCGTCCGGTTCCGCTGGCCGCCTATTTGTACAGCAACTCTGCGGCGGCACGGAAGACGTTCGAGGAGGGGGTCCGGGCCGGCAGCATCAACCACAACGCCAGCACCGTCCAGTTGGCCGTACCCGGCCTGCCCTTCGGCGGTGCAGGTGCCAGCGGCACCGGCGCGTACCACGGGAAATACACCTTCGACACGTTCAGCCAGCTGCGGCCGGTCTTCACCAAGGGCACGCTGCTGGACACCCTCCGGTTCGCGTACCCGCCCTACACGGGGCTGAAGAAGCGGCTCCTGCGCCGGCTGCTGTAA
- a CDS encoding glycerophosphodiester phosphodiesterase family protein produces MLATYPYFRAPRDQATAPPESSPAPIALAHRGFSPDGYENTLLAFRAAADLGMSYLETDVRTSRDGILMAFHDETVDRISGGVVGKISQLTRKELDDVLVGGAERIPTFEELLTEWPRMRLNVDVKDAAGAALLAALIEKHSAHDRVLVASFSDVRRLRALRRLGRPAASSAGSALTAALLLLGPLGAAAFLARLGRFQCVQVPLRFGPVTVVTPGFVRSCHRAGIQVHVWTVNDAPTMNRLLDLGVDGIVTDRSDILVDVLKDRGQWR; encoded by the coding sequence GTGTTGGCAACTTATCCATATTTCCGGGCCCCCCGCGACCAGGCGACGGCGCCCCCGGAATCATCGCCGGCACCCATCGCGCTGGCGCACCGCGGCTTTTCCCCCGACGGCTACGAAAACACGCTCTTGGCGTTCCGCGCGGCCGCGGACCTGGGGATGAGCTACCTGGAAACGGATGTGCGCACCAGCCGCGACGGCATCCTGATGGCCTTCCACGACGAAACCGTGGACCGCATTTCCGGCGGCGTGGTGGGCAAAATCAGCCAGCTCACCCGAAAGGAACTCGACGACGTGCTGGTGGGCGGGGCGGAACGGATCCCCACCTTCGAAGAACTCCTGACCGAGTGGCCCCGGATGCGGCTCAATGTAGACGTCAAGGACGCCGCCGGGGCAGCACTGCTCGCGGCCCTGATCGAAAAACACTCCGCCCATGACCGGGTCCTGGTGGCATCCTTCTCCGACGTCCGCCGGCTTCGCGCCCTGCGCCGGTTGGGCCGGCCGGCTGCCAGCTCCGCCGGAAGCGCCCTGACCGCGGCGCTGCTTCTGCTCGGCCCGCTGGGCGCCGCCGCGTTCCTCGCCCGGCTGGGCCGTTTCCAGTGCGTCCAGGTTCCGCTGCGCTTCGGCCCCGTGACCGTGGTCACGCCGGGTTTTGTCCGCAGCTGCCACCGCGCCGGAATCCAGGTCCACGTCTGGACCGTGAACGACGCGCCCACCATGAACCGGCTGCTGGACCTCGGCGTGGACGGCATCGTTACGGACCGTTCGGACATCCTCGTGGACGTCCTCAAAGACCGCGGGCAGTGGCGGTAA
- a CDS encoding SDR family NAD(P)-dependent oxidoreductase codes for MGISVAGRVVLITGAAMGMGRLYAERAVHDGAAAVVLWDLNAEALEVTAAQLRELGASAIHPYAVDVASLPDITATADQVIREVGVPDILVNNAGIVRGKYFWEHEPEADIDAVMQVNTLAPMQVTRAFLPGMIERRTPARILNVASASGTLSVPKMSVYTASKWAVIGWSDSMRLELTESGNGHVAVTTLIPSYIKTGMFEGARGPLMTPLMEPEYVVDKAWEALLAGKARIQLPWTVALGSALRNVLPQPAWDVVAGRVFKVYQSMDHFTGRKPAAPADETSLKESTQA; via the coding sequence ATGGGCATTTCAGTTGCAGGACGCGTAGTTCTCATCACCGGCGCAGCCATGGGCATGGGCCGGCTCTACGCCGAGCGGGCCGTGCATGACGGCGCGGCAGCAGTGGTGCTGTGGGACCTCAACGCCGAGGCCCTGGAGGTCACCGCCGCGCAGCTGCGGGAACTGGGCGCGTCGGCAATCCACCCCTACGCGGTGGACGTTGCCTCCCTGCCGGACATCACGGCCACGGCCGACCAGGTCATCCGGGAGGTAGGCGTACCGGACATCCTGGTCAACAACGCCGGGATTGTGCGCGGCAAGTACTTCTGGGAACACGAGCCGGAAGCGGATATCGACGCCGTTATGCAGGTCAACACCCTCGCCCCCATGCAGGTGACCCGCGCGTTCCTGCCCGGCATGATCGAGCGGCGCACCCCGGCCCGCATCCTGAACGTTGCCTCCGCCTCCGGCACACTGTCCGTCCCGAAAATGAGTGTCTACACGGCCTCGAAATGGGCAGTCATCGGTTGGAGCGACTCGATGCGCCTGGAACTCACCGAATCCGGCAACGGCCACGTCGCAGTAACCACCCTGATCCCCAGTTACATCAAGACCGGCATGTTCGAAGGGGCCAGGGGGCCGCTGATGACTCCGCTGATGGAACCGGAATACGTGGTGGACAAGGCGTGGGAGGCGCTCCTTGCCGGCAAGGCACGGATCCAGCTGCCCTGGACGGTGGCCCTGGGCAGCGCCCTGCGCAATGTGCTGCCCCAACCGGCCTGGGACGTGGTTGCCGGCCGCGTCTTCAAGGTCTACCAGTCCATGGACCACTTCACCGGCCGGAAACCGGCGGCTCCCGCTGACGAAACGTCCCTCAAGGAAAGCACCCAGGCATGA
- a CDS encoding glycerate kinase, with protein MRVVIAPDKFKGSLSAGEAAAAMGEGVLAVYPDAEVTAVPVADGGEGTLDAALIAGAEARTARVRGPLGREITAVWALTGDTALIETARASGLTLLDPTPETALAATSYGSGQLISEALDAGARTIILGIGGSAMTDGGSGALTALGLKILDDAGAPVPPGGAALARAVSLDAAGLDPRLAGVDLKIAADVTNPLLGPEGTVAVFSGQKGADSAAQAVLEDALGNWAGLLKFTTGVDVDIPGAGAAGGFPSGFLAFTEASLNPGFELLSAFTGLDLALTRCDLVLTGEGSLDEQSRYGKAPLEVAARARDAGIPVVAVAGRITLTPDQLQEYGIVAAVSLLDVVQRPQDAMEQAAKYVAWATRQALEGA; from the coding sequence ATGCGTGTAGTTATTGCTCCGGACAAATTCAAAGGATCACTCAGCGCCGGGGAGGCCGCGGCAGCCATGGGTGAAGGCGTATTGGCGGTCTACCCGGATGCCGAGGTCACCGCTGTGCCGGTGGCGGACGGCGGCGAGGGCACCCTTGACGCTGCCCTGATAGCAGGGGCCGAGGCCCGCACCGCCAGGGTCCGGGGACCGCTGGGACGGGAAATCACCGCTGTCTGGGCACTCACCGGAGATACTGCCCTGATCGAAACCGCGCGGGCCAGCGGATTGACCCTGCTGGACCCCACCCCCGAGACCGCACTAGCGGCCACCAGCTATGGCAGCGGGCAGCTGATCAGTGAGGCACTGGATGCAGGTGCGCGCACCATCATCCTGGGAATCGGCGGCTCCGCCATGACGGACGGAGGCTCCGGCGCCTTGACGGCCCTGGGCCTGAAGATCCTTGACGACGCCGGTGCGCCGGTGCCGCCCGGGGGAGCGGCCCTGGCGCGGGCCGTGTCCCTGGACGCCGCCGGCCTGGACCCCCGGCTGGCCGGCGTGGACTTGAAGATCGCCGCCGACGTAACCAACCCGCTGCTCGGCCCGGAAGGTACGGTGGCCGTGTTCAGCGGCCAGAAGGGCGCCGACTCCGCAGCGCAGGCGGTCCTCGAGGATGCCCTGGGTAACTGGGCCGGACTGCTGAAGTTCACGACCGGCGTCGACGTCGACATTCCCGGCGCCGGTGCGGCGGGCGGCTTCCCGTCCGGGTTCCTGGCGTTCACCGAGGCGTCGCTGAATCCCGGGTTCGAACTGCTCAGCGCGTTCACCGGGCTGGACCTGGCACTCACACGCTGCGACCTGGTGCTCACCGGCGAAGGCTCGCTGGATGAACAGTCCCGCTACGGCAAGGCGCCCCTGGAAGTGGCGGCCCGGGCCCGGGATGCCGGCATCCCCGTGGTGGCCGTGGCCGGCCGGATCACCCTGACCCCGGACCAGTTGCAGGAGTACGGAATTGTTGCGGCCGTCAGCCTGCTGGATGTGGTCCAGCGGCCGCAGGATGCCATGGAGCAGGCGGCAAAGTACGTGGCGTGGGCTACGCGCCAGGCACTGGAAGGAGCCTGA
- a CDS encoding bifunctional lysylphosphatidylglycerol flippase/synthetase MprF codes for MPDKRPVGSRFGARWPLRRLLRSAGSAPATLTFIALFWILGASTSSLRSGPEGPWLDWAAASVNTVAGNPAPLLFCCFWAGGPAGYLGGTLLALLAGLPTERLLGTGRFLLAGFGGQIAGLLLTTGFAYLTSASIGDWSRALVSESFVGPVAFLAAAGAAASARLGTLWRRRLRVPLFALLILLALYGGSFSTLTVLGAAAAGALAGPYLAGRRPSIPRRLVSSRREARVLVALAVLASAVGPVISALSSQAVGPLSVLQYLFTDVEVRTPAELAQVCGEAADSAQCIAARIQLRAGPAAFFLAILPLVLLAVFSDGLRRGRRFAWAAALLLQGAMTVLAAVRIGRLLAGNEPGTLAPGTGNAVALVLPMAVPLAVLVLLILTRGLFSVTAPAGTYRRLAGTSALAAVLLAALYLGAGLLNRNGFSPAATPALLAADLPGRFLPVLEVTSRAPGIVPESLPAVLLYEGVGVAFWVLVCVLLLRSFLVPPYSPATADADRARVLLRTHGGSTMAWMTLWAGNSYWFSPSGNSYVAYRMDLGVALSVGEPVGPRDELHSSVEGFSAFCAANGTTACFYSVGTQVRDLSSGLGFSSLQVAEETVLRLGSLAFKGKRFQDIRTAMNQARKLGIRAEWTRYPTAPLAVKDQVYAISEEWVADKDMPEMGFTLGGLEEVDDPEVRCLLAIDEDGTVHAVTSWLPVYRNGAVAGWTLDFMRRRSNGFRLGMDFLIASAALSLQDEGFSFLSLSGAPLARADGETDDDADGPPVMDRLLDRLGETLEPVYGFRSLLAFKAKFAPEYRPLFMTYRDPASLPAIANALARAYVPDLSLGQGLSLARRIVTRTA; via the coding sequence GTGCCTGACAAACGTCCCGTGGGGTCCCGCTTCGGAGCACGCTGGCCGCTCCGGCGCCTGCTGAGAAGTGCCGGCAGCGCTCCCGCCACCCTCACCTTTATTGCCTTGTTCTGGATCCTGGGGGCGTCCACATCCTCCCTCCGCAGCGGCCCGGAAGGGCCGTGGCTGGACTGGGCTGCCGCTTCCGTGAACACCGTGGCCGGTAATCCGGCACCCCTGCTTTTCTGCTGTTTTTGGGCGGGCGGCCCGGCCGGCTACCTCGGCGGCACCCTGTTGGCACTGCTGGCCGGGTTGCCCACCGAGCGGCTGCTGGGAACCGGACGGTTCCTGCTGGCCGGGTTCGGCGGTCAAATCGCCGGACTGCTGCTGACCACCGGCTTCGCCTACCTGACCAGCGCCTCCATCGGCGACTGGTCCCGTGCCCTCGTCTCCGAGTCCTTCGTCGGTCCGGTGGCCTTCCTGGCTGCCGCGGGGGCTGCTGCCAGTGCCCGGCTCGGGACCCTGTGGCGACGCCGCCTGCGGGTTCCCCTGTTTGCGTTGCTGATACTGCTGGCGCTCTACGGCGGAAGCTTCTCCACCCTGACGGTCCTGGGCGCGGCCGCGGCCGGCGCACTGGCCGGACCCTATCTGGCGGGCCGCCGGCCGTCGATTCCGCGCAGGCTGGTCAGCAGCCGCCGGGAGGCGCGGGTGCTGGTGGCCCTGGCTGTACTGGCTTCCGCTGTCGGGCCGGTTATCAGCGCACTCAGCAGCCAGGCGGTGGGACCGCTTTCGGTGCTGCAGTATCTCTTTACGGACGTGGAGGTGAGGACCCCGGCCGAGCTGGCCCAGGTGTGCGGTGAAGCGGCGGATTCGGCGCAGTGCATCGCGGCGCGGATCCAACTGCGTGCCGGTCCGGCGGCGTTCTTCCTGGCCATCCTGCCCCTGGTGCTGCTGGCTGTTTTTTCCGACGGCCTGCGGCGCGGGCGCCGGTTCGCGTGGGCCGCCGCGCTGCTGCTGCAGGGCGCCATGACAGTTCTGGCCGCGGTACGGATCGGCCGGCTTTTGGCCGGGAATGAACCGGGCACCCTGGCTCCCGGCACCGGAAATGCGGTTGCACTGGTGCTGCCCATGGCCGTTCCGCTGGCGGTGCTGGTGCTGCTGATCCTCACCCGCGGGCTCTTCTCCGTAACCGCTCCTGCCGGAACCTATCGGCGGTTAGCGGGCACTTCCGCCCTGGCGGCGGTTTTGCTCGCCGCGCTTTACCTGGGTGCCGGTCTGTTAAACCGGAACGGTTTCTCGCCGGCCGCGACGCCGGCGCTGCTCGCCGCGGATCTCCCCGGACGTTTCCTCCCGGTCCTCGAAGTGACCAGCCGGGCTCCCGGCATTGTGCCGGAGAGCCTGCCGGCAGTCCTGCTGTACGAAGGAGTAGGGGTGGCCTTCTGGGTTCTGGTGTGTGTGCTGCTGCTGCGCTCCTTCCTGGTTCCGCCCTACAGTCCGGCGACCGCTGATGCGGACCGCGCCCGTGTGCTGCTTCGGACCCACGGCGGCAGCACCATGGCCTGGATGACGCTCTGGGCGGGCAACAGCTACTGGTTTTCCCCCAGCGGGAATTCCTATGTGGCCTACCGGATGGATCTGGGGGTGGCGCTGAGCGTCGGAGAACCGGTGGGACCGAGGGATGAGCTGCACAGCTCCGTGGAGGGATTCTCGGCTTTCTGCGCCGCGAACGGCACCACCGCGTGCTTCTACTCCGTGGGTACCCAGGTGCGCGACCTCAGCAGCGGGTTGGGATTTTCCTCGCTGCAGGTGGCTGAGGAAACCGTCCTCCGGCTGGGCTCGCTGGCGTTCAAGGGCAAGAGATTCCAGGACATCCGCACCGCCATGAACCAGGCCCGCAAGCTGGGCATCCGGGCCGAGTGGACCCGCTATCCCACGGCACCGCTGGCCGTGAAGGACCAGGTGTACGCCATTTCGGAGGAGTGGGTGGCGGATAAGGACATGCCGGAGATGGGCTTCACGCTGGGCGGACTGGAAGAAGTGGATGATCCGGAGGTGCGCTGCCTGCTGGCCATCGACGAAGACGGCACCGTGCACGCGGTAACGTCCTGGCTTCCGGTGTACCGCAACGGAGCGGTGGCGGGCTGGACCCTGGATTTTATGCGCCGGCGCAGCAACGGCTTCCGGCTGGGGATGGACTTCCTCATCGCTTCCGCTGCACTGTCGCTCCAGGACGAGGGGTTTTCCTTCCTCAGCCTTTCCGGCGCGCCGTTGGCGCGTGCCGACGGGGAGACAGACGACGACGCCGACGGTCCGCCCGTGATGGACCGACTCCTGGACCGGCTGGGGGAAACCCTGGAGCCGGTATACGGTTTCCGCTCCCTGCTGGCCTTCAAGGCCAAGTTCGCCCCGGAGTACCGTCCGTTGTTCATGACCTATCGGGACCCGGCGTCCCTGCCCGCCATCGCCAACGCGCTGGCGCGGGCCTACGTTCCGGATCTGTCCCTGGGGCAGGGCCTGTCACTGGCCCGCCGGATCGTGACCCGTACCGCATGA
- a CDS encoding alpha/beta hydrolase family protein codes for MGLSLIDGILPALALALGAAALLWLGIAGRRLGLRRILVYLVVAAACTALLYVLAELIFHWWNASLPRMLYLYTALAILGLQLAAGLLAVPGSPWSRRTAGAAAAFGILLALACTANLAYAQYPTLRSLLDPPSATNDPLPRPAETGTNRPAASERDWSPPSNLPGEGRVYRAEIPAAASGYASHPALIYLPPAYLADPGAVSLPVLVLIHGQPGSPNDWLVSGRIAEMMDGFAARHAGLAPIVVMPDASNDSNPDWPLCLDTTVSDSATYLARDLPAWVQQHLGAGTAGARQWAIAGYSFGGTCAVQLAANHPESYPTFLDIAGENEPTDADGQQALLDTYFDGDQAAFAEQNAVDRFHRMPFPELAGIVVVGSEDKVYAPEGRQVYEAARAAGADVQFQELPGGHSWQVWRAGLENNLDWLCRRLGILDP; via the coding sequence ATGGGCCTGTCCCTGATTGACGGGATCCTCCCCGCCCTCGCCCTGGCCCTGGGCGCGGCTGCGCTTCTTTGGCTAGGGATTGCCGGGAGGCGGCTGGGCCTGCGCAGGATCCTGGTCTATTTGGTGGTTGCGGCCGCCTGCACGGCACTTCTTTATGTGCTGGCAGAACTTATATTCCATTGGTGGAATGCTTCTCTTCCACGGATGCTCTACCTGTACACCGCCCTGGCCATCCTGGGGCTTCAGCTGGCGGCCGGGCTGCTGGCAGTTCCAGGCTCCCCGTGGTCCCGCCGGACCGCGGGCGCTGCGGCGGCGTTCGGAATACTGCTGGCGTTGGCCTGCACCGCGAACCTTGCCTACGCCCAATACCCCACCCTCCGTTCCCTCCTGGACCCGCCCTCGGCCACGAATGACCCGCTGCCCCGTCCCGCGGAAACCGGGACCAACCGCCCCGCAGCCTCCGAACGGGACTGGTCGCCGCCGTCGAACCTGCCCGGCGAAGGCCGGGTCTACCGGGCAGAGATCCCCGCGGCAGCCTCGGGATACGCCTCCCACCCTGCACTGATCTACCTCCCGCCCGCCTATCTGGCCGATCCAGGCGCGGTCAGCCTGCCGGTGCTGGTCCTGATCCACGGCCAGCCGGGCTCCCCGAATGACTGGCTGGTCAGCGGCCGCATAGCCGAAATGATGGACGGCTTCGCTGCCCGACATGCCGGCCTGGCTCCGATTGTCGTCATGCCCGACGCCAGCAATGACTCCAACCCCGACTGGCCGCTGTGCCTGGACACGACCGTAAGCGACTCGGCAACGTACCTGGCCCGGGACCTTCCCGCCTGGGTGCAGCAGCATCTGGGGGCCGGAACGGCCGGAGCACGGCAATGGGCCATCGCGGGGTATTCGTTCGGCGGCACCTGCGCAGTGCAGTTGGCGGCGAACCACCCCGAGTCCTATCCGACATTCCTGGACATCGCCGGCGAAAACGAGCCCACCGACGCCGATGGGCAGCAGGCCCTGCTGGACACGTATTTCGACGGCGACCAGGCCGCCTTCGCTGAACAGAACGCCGTGGACCGGTTTCACCGGATGCCATTTCCCGAACTTGCCGGGATCGTCGTCGTCGGCAGCGAGGACAAGGTGTACGCCCCGGAAGGCAGGCAGGTGTACGAAGCGGCCCGGGCGGCCGGCGCGGACGTGCAGTTCCAGGAGCTTCCGGGCGGACACTCCTGGCAGGTCTGGCGGGCCGGACTGGAGAACAACCTGGACTGGCTCTGCAGGCGGCTTGGCATACTTGATCCATGA
- a CDS encoding uracil-xanthine permease family protein, which produces MSRFGMDWTLHGDGKTIRPGSYVAPEERLSWPRTISIGSQHVVAMFGATFLVPLLTGFPPATTLLFSGIGTILFLIITAGRVPSYLGSSFAFIAPIGAATNQHGPGGALGGIIMAGFALFLVGLAAQLAGTRWIQVLMPPVVTGTIVALIGLNLAGSARDNFERGPLTATVTVVVILLTTVLFKGFLGRLSILVGVVAGYVTAMLQGEVDFQAIGDAAWIGLPEFTAPTFHFSVIGLFVPVVLVLVAENIGHVKSVAAMTGRDLDPYAGRALMADGLATMLAGSGGGSATTTYAENIGVMAASRVYSTAAYWVAGIVAILLSLFPKFGAMIATVPGGVLGGAGVVLYGMIGILGVRIWVDNRVNFSNPINLSTAGLGLIIAIANFTWIVAGLEFGGIALGTGATLIAYHGMQAIARWRGTDPDEPQEDAGARPSRLG; this is translated from the coding sequence ATGAGCAGATTCGGTATGGACTGGACCCTCCACGGAGACGGCAAAACCATCCGGCCGGGCAGCTACGTTGCTCCCGAGGAACGCCTGAGCTGGCCGCGGACCATCAGCATCGGCTCCCAGCACGTGGTGGCCATGTTCGGCGCCACCTTCCTGGTACCGCTCCTGACCGGCTTTCCGCCGGCCACCACCCTGCTGTTCTCCGGCATCGGAACCATCCTGTTCCTGATCATCACCGCCGGACGGGTCCCCAGCTATCTGGGCTCCAGCTTTGCCTTCATTGCTCCGATCGGAGCTGCCACCAACCAGCACGGTCCCGGCGGAGCCCTGGGCGGCATCATCATGGCGGGCTTTGCCCTGTTCCTGGTCGGACTCGCCGCGCAGCTTGCCGGCACCCGCTGGATCCAGGTCCTGATGCCGCCGGTGGTCACCGGCACCATAGTGGCCCTGATCGGCCTCAACCTGGCCGGTTCGGCGCGGGACAACTTCGAGCGAGGGCCGCTCACGGCCACCGTCACCGTGGTGGTAATCCTGCTGACCACGGTCCTGTTCAAGGGATTCCTGGGCCGGCTGTCGATCCTGGTTGGCGTGGTGGCCGGCTACGTCACGGCCATGCTGCAGGGCGAGGTGGATTTCCAGGCCATCGGCGATGCCGCCTGGATCGGGCTGCCCGAATTCACCGCCCCCACCTTCCACTTCTCGGTTATCGGCCTTTTTGTTCCGGTGGTCCTGGTACTGGTGGCCGAAAACATTGGACACGTGAAATCCGTGGCCGCCATGACCGGCCGCGACCTTGACCCGTACGCGGGCCGGGCACTGATGGCCGACGGCCTGGCCACCATGCTGGCCGGTTCCGGCGGCGGTTCCGCCACCACCACCTACGCAGAGAACATCGGCGTGATGGCGGCCTCCCGCGTGTACTCCACGGCGGCGTACTGGGTGGCCGGCATCGTGGCCATCCTGCTCAGCCTGTTCCCGAAATTCGGGGCCATGATCGCCACGGTGCCCGGCGGTGTGCTGGGCGGGGCCGGCGTCGTCCTCTACGGCATGATCGGCATCCTCGGCGTGCGTATCTGGGTGGACAACCGGGTCAACTTCTCCAACCCGATCAACCTTTCCACCGCCGGCCTGGGCCTGATCATTGCGATCGCGAACTTCACCTGGATAGTGGCAGGGCTGGAATTCGGCGGCATTGCCCTCGGCACCGGCGCCACCCTGATTGCCTACCACGGCATGCAGGCGATCGCCCGCTGGCGGGGGACGGATCCGGACGAGCCGCAGGAGGACGCGGGAGCCAGGCCCAGCCGGCTCGGCTAG
- a CDS encoding phosphatase PAP2 family protein, with protein sequence MSPVPAPHPSPAANRLRQLLHGISRATSPHVALLVILAVGLLPALALTLVSAEVYESVTDADGIAGLDRPVLETALGLRTPALDSAVTGFTNLAGTIGMPVIAGLVVLVMGLRWRSWTPLILTAAAAAGSLLMTVTGKALIGRTRPDLADAVPPYESSASFPSGHTLNSIVIAGILAYLVILHVHNRWAKASALLASAVFTFAVGLSRVYLGHHWLTDVLVAWTLGAAWLAVVITAHQLLRRLPEHRAAAQGSPPRRRP encoded by the coding sequence ATGAGCCCCGTGCCCGCACCTCACCCCTCCCCGGCCGCGAATCGGCTCAGGCAGCTGCTGCATGGAATCAGCCGCGCAACCTCGCCGCATGTGGCCCTGTTGGTGATCCTGGCCGTCGGCCTCCTGCCGGCACTGGCCCTGACCCTGGTGTCCGCAGAGGTCTATGAATCGGTCACCGACGCGGACGGCATTGCCGGCCTGGACCGGCCGGTGCTGGAAACGGCACTGGGACTGCGCACTCCCGCGCTGGATTCCGCAGTCACCGGCTTCACCAACCTTGCCGGGACCATCGGCATGCCCGTCATCGCCGGGCTCGTGGTGCTCGTTATGGGCCTGCGCTGGCGTTCCTGGACACCGCTGATCCTCACCGCGGCCGCAGCCGCCGGTTCACTGCTCATGACGGTCACGGGAAAGGCCTTGATCGGCCGGACCCGGCCCGACCTGGCGGATGCCGTCCCGCCGTACGAATCCTCCGCCTCGTTTCCGAGCGGACACACCCTGAACTCAATCGTCATCGCGGGGATCCTGGCCTACCTGGTGATCCTGCACGTGCACAACCGCTGGGCGAAGGCCTCCGCGCTGCTCGCGTCAGCGGTCTTTACATTTGCCGTGGGCCTGAGCCGGGTCTACCTCGGCCACCACTGGCTGACGGATGTGCTGGTGGCCTGGACGCTCGGAGCGGCCTGGCTCGCGGTGGTAATTACCGCGCACCAGCTTCTGCGGAGGCTTCCTGAACATCGAGCAGCCGCTCAAGGATCACCGCCACGCCGTCGTCCGTGA